TTTATTGGCGTACCCAAAAAGCCCTTGCATTTTGTTGGCAGGtaactttgtttttttcttctaaatagagtgatatttaaaatttcagtggcgtatatataatatttactgAATCTCTTTTCCTGTTTATAGGTATTAAGCCTATTACTACTATGACAGACTCCAGTCAGTATATACATAAGTAAATATCTTTATCGCTACAtgagaaattatattattccTTCTTTTATAAAACAGACAAATCAAATTCCACAAATAAAACTTTGTTTTGCAATATttgttcaaaaattaaatatttattgggtTTTAAAACTTTTCTGCATGCACTGCAATGatgggaaataaataaaagactGGAACCTGAAAAAAAGctgattttattcaaaaattcacttttccaaaacattaaaaaaatgggagCAGAGGAAGCGGAACATCCCCAAAACTCACCACTCAGCGCCGGCCACCATTTCCCGGTGGGTTCCGCAGTTGAAGTACTGGAAAACGACGCAGCCGTACGTTTCGTCGGCACCGTCGTCCCTCTCCCCAGAAATATCGACCCCGAAAATCAGGGGAAGCTTCACGTGAGGTACAAAGCTCTCCTGGCGCGCAAAGGCCGCTCCGACCGCCTGCACGAGTTCGTCCACGTCTCTTCCGTGCGGCCGACGCCCCCGCCGCCGCACAAGGCGGCCAAGCACTTCGAGGTGAACGACTTCGTCGAAGCGTACTACAAGGACGGCTGGTGGGAGGGCGTCGTCACCGCCGCGGTGGACGGCGGGCAGAGGCTCGTGGTCACGTTTGAAAACCCTCCCGACGAGCTCGAGTTTGCGCCGTCGAGGCTGCGGCCGCTCTGGGATTGGGCCGATGGGGTTTGGACCTGGCCTCAGAGAAAGGGGGAAAATGGAAATTCGGCCTTTAATGTGGGAGAGAAGGTGGAGGTTTCGATTGAGAGAGATGGCGGTGATTCTGATTTTAGGGGCGCTTGGTTTCCGGCGGTTATTGTGAGGGATTCGGGGAATGGGGCTTATTCGGTGGAATTGAAGGATAAAAATGGCGGGAGTGTTGAAGAAGAGGTTGAATTTGCTCGTATTAGGCCTTGCCCTCCGATTCTAGGCGATGGGAGATTTGGGGCTTTTGAGAAAGTGGATGCGTTCTTCGATTTTGGGTGGTGGAGTGGATTGATTATGAAGAAGGTTAAGATGAATGAGTACATTGTGTTTTTTGAGCAGAGTGATTCTACTAAGAAGATGGATCGGCCGGAATTGAGGCCGCATTTGGAATGGAAGGATGGGAAATGGCTCATTGAAGGCGTCTCCGAGGCGGCGACGCCAAAGTCGtcgaaaagtagaagaaaatcgACCTTTTCTGATTCTAGGGTTTCTCTGAAAAAGCACAAGCCCCAAATTGAGCATGCAAATGAAGAAACAGAGCGTGTTGATGAAGACGGGGATGATGTTGAATATGATCGAGAGCTGCGCTCGAAACGGATACAGGATGTACACATTCCATCGATGCTGCCATtgattgatgatgatgatgatgattctAGGGCACCAAATTCTGCGCAGAAACTGCCGTTTGTTAAGCATAACGCCATTTGGAAATCGATCGAGTCGATGGAGGTGCTGCAGAGGATGCCTCAGAGGCCGCATTTTGAGCCGCTGATTGCCTTCAAGGAGAGCCAGCGGGAGGGGCTGGCGATAGGGTGTATGATGACGTTCACGAATGTGGTGGAGGCGAGTTGCAGGTTGAAGTTCAGTGACCCGAAGAGTGTGGCGGAGGACCTCCAGGAGATGCTGTTGGACTTGGAGAGGTATGGTTTCCAAGTTGGGGCGGTGAGGGAGCTGTTGATGAAGTTGCTGAAGGcgaaggaggaggaggagaggcTCGTGGGTCGGGCTAAGGGGATAATGGAGCAGATTGAGGTGCGGAGTGAGAAGAGGGGGAAGATTGAGAGGGATATGCGGGTGATAGGCGAGCATTTGGGGAGGCTGCAGGAGCAGCTTAAGCTGGCGGAGgtggagatggagaaggaggtgGAGGAGATTGCGCGTTTGCAGGCCGGATTGGAGGAGGATCGGCAGCAGATGGAGAGTTTGAGGGCTGATTTTGAAGGTGTGACTGCCTCTCTTTGCAATGGGGATTGATGATGAGGAAGAGTAGTGTGCATGCCATGGCTTGGTTTAGAATTGTGGGAGATTCTAATCCTTTATTTTGTCCTTATGAAGCTTTGGCATTTTAGGTGTCTCTTGCCTTTGGTTTTTAGTTTAACTTGAATTAGATGAGAGTAAGCCTTGTTCTAGTTATAAAGTTAGTATTTACACACTGGCGGCCTCTACTCGCGATACCAATGCAAACAACAAGAAATGAATGAAcaaatgtattaattaattggggAAAAAGAGAGTTGTTTGAGTGTGTAGGATTCGACAAATTGCCACCATTCATTCATCAACAGATCTCTCAATTCTAAGTTACAGCGTGGAGCTCGTAAACTGATAATGATGTATGTATTGGTTGTTCATACTTTGGatttattgagattgattaattaattaattaattatttgttacaTTATGAATTACATTAAAGAAATGAGATGGAAGGAAGaatagaaaatgagaaatgagatgaAAGGGAgtgcaacaaattaaaatatttaatttggtacGATAAGTTGGTTTTTGGTTAACGTTCGAGATCGAGTCACATAATTAAGTCATCACGTCTTATCAATGctacaattttgatttattgaaaaattaaattaataatttagtagtagtaatttatagACAAAAATTGTCAAGTTGATATCacactcaaaataaaaattaaacttatgCTTAAGGAATATAAAAGCAAATACactttatatatatgtctcattaaaaataaaacatttttgtttttaaactGTCCTACatgatatattttctaaagtaaaactaatatcatttctacttttattttctattatttcaatttcttttagcTTATCTcataaaataacacaatataaaattctaCATAAAAGTAAGTACTATTTGTCTATTTCTATCTAGTGAgagttttacttttattaatgCCACTACTTTGttctttaatttatcaattttttatcgtaaaaaaaatgttgaagcCCAAAATTTAGCAACTGTTTATAAGTCAAGCCAcgaaaaaaggaataaaaaaataactaatgtaaataaagaagatcctaattgatttgatattaatatatgttgTCCCCGCCAGCTGCTCCCCATTATGAATTGAGACCACCCCATTTCCGCCAAATGCCGACTCCACCGCCCACTCCTCTCATTCCACAGTTCAGCCTTAAATTTTAGCCGCAATTTCCTTATCACTTGAGTCCACAATAGGAGCATCCACACTAACAGGCGAGTGACCGGATAGCCGGTCCGCTTGCCGAACTATTGCAATCGGCAAGCGCCGAATCGGCGAGAATATCGGCGAGCGCTCGCCGATTCTtgagcgctggccgatgcgctcgcCGATCCGCTCACCGTCATTGTAGGCtggcgatcggccagcgcatttttatttattattaaattttcgaaacactgtataaacgcgattttacTGTCATTTTTattcgcaccacttgttttaacgagttttctctctctcttaatttctgtacaagaacAATAAAGCGAAGTagatcacaacaacgagtctaCTCCAGCGACGAGCAGAACTCAAACTCCCATGATACCCGCATGGGCGGGATGGGGGTAGATGGGCGGCGGGTACTACAACATGTACCCTTGGCAGCAGATGATGCCGCAGGGTGGCGGGCAGGGGCTACCGGGCATGCAACCCGATATGCAGATGATGCCCGGTTGGGGAGTCAGGATGCAGATGATGCCACAGATGATGCTGGGGTGGCAGACAGGGGTGCAGCCGGTGCAGCCCATGACGCCGGGGGGAGGGTGGATAATGTCTATCGCCccactcttgattttttgactgCGTCTTCCCACACATCGACCCCAGTGGAGACGCAATTCACTGGAGATGACACTTTCTCCATAGAGGAGTTATTACCGGGCGTTCGATTCGGAGACACTCCCATTCAGATAGTGAGAGTAGGTCAGGGGCGGGGGCAGGATCAGGGCgcaccgaagaagaagaagaagaagaagaagaagaagaagaagaagaaggggaAAAAGGTGGTAGGTGAGTCGTCGCAGCCGGCTGATGACAACGGTGcacggaggaagtggacggaagATGAGAACGTTGCGCTGGCCAAGGCTTGGGTGTCTGTTTGTGACGATCCCCTCGTTTCGAACAATTAGaggatcgtcaacatgtgggctaaGATTGCACCAGCCTACCGGAGGAATTGCCCGTATAGGAAGGTAGGCATACACCGGGGAGGAGTGtcggaaggggtgggaacgAATCAGGGTTGCGGTCTACCGATTTGCGGGCTTATACACCAACGCCCTCCGCATGAAGACCAGTGGCCAGACTGACGAGGACTGCAGGAGGATAGCGGAGAAAGTCTTCCCTGTGCGGGGGTTGTATAAGGAATTCACCTACTGGAACTGCTCTCTGTTTCTAACGGattccgagaagttccgggcgggTGTCGATGCTGgctggccgaagaagcagcggCTGAACTATACCGGTAATtacagcggcagcagcggcgtCGAGAGGAgggcgcaacgggcagcgaggGGAGTCGTCCCATGGGTCCCAGGAGGTCCAGTCGGCCAAGTCGGCGAGCTCGCCTTCTACGCGCGTCAACAAGCGCGCAAACATATGCACAAGATCTTCTACGAATGGAAGGAGGCAACTGACCCCGAGGAGAAGGAGTTTCTTCACTCAATGCTCGAGAGTATGCGGGTCGATTTGGATACCTTCGCGGCATAGTTGGGGGGATCAGGTGCAGGCTCAGATGCCGGTGTAGCCGGGGGCGGCGAGGACGGCGGCTACggcgacgaggagtagagtggggcggtggctcgtaTGTGGAAGcctggatttttttttattatgtaatttttttatttttttttagttaatgtactttttttatttaaataaaattaacgaattttttccgtatatgtgtcgtaaatttaattccgtaaatttagttattttttaatattgttgatgacgtggctagcctgtggctagcctattgcttgtcAAGTTActtgtcctgatgatgtggcaggaggaatTTTAGTGCTGGATGATGTGGCATGAAGAGAAACaggtggctagcctatttaccattgtggatgctctaaggagGAGGATACTTCCATGGACatgtcacttttttttatctactctcatttttgttttctatagtcacaaaaatttattcatagcaATAGTGGACGCTTCTAAGCCACAGctcacattattttatcaattgttggcacaaaattttaattgaattaaccCAGCTCCCTTTTTCAAGTCAAAACCCAATCTTAAttccaactttttttttattctctcacGCACCCAAATCCAAATACCTCCTTCATCAacccattttcttcttctctgcAGGCATTctctcaaaaaataattaaaaaaaatgaaaaatagaaaaaccgGAAATCCGACGGCGCCGCGGCTCTGCGGGCCGTGCTATAAGCCGCCGCGGGCACCAACACTGCTCCTACCCACCCGCCCCCCTCTGTGCATTGCAATTGGGCGCTGTGGCGGAGTCAGTGGCCGTCGGGGTCCTATTATCGTGGTTACCCTTATGCCGTTGGCGTGTTCACTATATAAGAATTAGGCAATTCTTGATCTAATTGGGGGAATTATGGTGTTCACcttccactaattaattattggggGCCTTACAATTGAGGTGGAGTCTGCACTATTCATGCGAATTGAGAAAGAATTAAAATCTTGCCTAATAGGTAAGATTTGTTGTGCATTGAAAAACACACCAAGAAATGGACTTGGTTTTACATATTTGCCCAATTTTCCATCTTCCacttggaaaaataaaattgtcaaTCCATAATTCTATTAACTTAAAGTctttattttatggagtataatatttggGCCAATTCTAGTATAGTAAATAGGgggacataattatatatgtaccCAATTATGACTCAATTCTTGAAATAATTACTTCTTCCAAATCTTAGAAATGGAATTAGTTCATAGTGAACaagcatttaatattttagttttcttcTTAGAAATGGAATTAGTTCATAGTGAACaagcatttaatattttagttttccaaCTAAAACACCCCAATTTATTCCATCTTTTTAGCTCCAACTCCAACTCCAAATTTAGCCATAATCTCAAAAGTTAGTTAATTGGATTAAGATTTCATATCTTTGAAGGACTTTTTGTAACATTCTTCGTTCTATCTTAATTTGCTCTCCTTGGATACCTTTTGAAACCTACCCATTACCCAATCTCCACATAGCATCTCAATAGATGTTAGCAATACACGCCCTAATCTCACATTCTCACTTAGCTTTCTCTCTTGAAACACATGCAAACCGCACACAAAATCCAACAGCAACTTACAAATTCCTTCtcatattttgattgatttatcaaaacaaatggtgcaatttttttacatgtttacaagtttgtattttgtttgacGGATTATAAATTGTTTCTCTTGTGAATTATCATAGCCATTGTTTCTTTTGCGAATTATCATAGCCAAAAAAATTGTAGGTGTTGAATTTGTCGTGTTTTATG
The genomic region above belongs to Salvia hispanica cultivar TCC Black 2014 chromosome 3, UniMelb_Shisp_WGS_1.0, whole genome shotgun sequence and contains:
- the LOC125212532 gene encoding DUF724 domain-containing protein 3-like, encoding MGAEEAEHPQNSPLSAGHHFPVGSAVEVLENDAAVRFVGTVVPLPRNIDPENQGKLHVRYKALLARKGRSDRLHEFVHVSSVRPTPPPPHKAAKHFEVNDFVEAYYKDGWWEGVVTAAVDGGQRLVVTFENPPDELEFAPSRLRPLWDWADGVWTWPQRKGENGNSAFNVGEKVEVSIERDGGDSDFRGAWFPAVIVRDSGNGAYSVELKDKNGGSVEEEVEFARIRPCPPILGDGRFGAFEKVDAFFDFGWWSGLIMKKVKMNEYIVFFEQSDSTKKMDRPELRPHLEWKDGKWLIEGVSEAATPKSSKSRRKSTFSDSRVSLKKHKPQIEHANEETERVDEDGDDVEYDRELRSKRIQDVHIPSMLPLIDDDDDDSRAPNSAQKLPFVKHNAIWKSIESMEVLQRMPQRPHFEPLIAFKESQREGLAIGCMMTFTNVVEASCRLKFSDPKSVAEDLQEMLLDLERYGFQVGAVRELLMKLLKAKEEEERLVGRAKGIMEQIEVRSEKRGKIERDMRVIGEHLGRLQEQLKLAEVEMEKEVEEIARLQAGLEEDRQQMESLRADFEGVTASLCNGD